The Bosea beijingensis genome contains the following window.
ACCTGCCTCCAGTTCTCGGGAGGACGTCCCGGGCGCTTCGGCTAACGAGGTGGCAAAGTGCTTGGAGCGTGCTCCTGCCCGCTGCCAGGCCGGAGATATTCACCGGGCTCCGCCTCGGATTCTCGCTGACGCTGATCGGGACGCTGCTCGGCGAGATGTTTGCTTCGCAGCGAGGCGTCGGGTTTCTGCTCATGCAGGCGATCGGCTTGCATGATACAAGCCTGATCATGGCGCTCGCTCTGCTGATCGTCGGATTCGCGATCGCCGCGAGCATGATATTACTTGCCGTTGACAAGCGGCTTCGCCACGGCGTCGCATAGGCGTAGCGCCGACTACGTTGGCCCTTCGCCAAGATCGGGTGGACGTGGACAAGTCCGCGATTGATATGATCTCCCGCCGTTGCCTCAAGCTGGTTCTTTGGAGAACTCGATTAGAGTCGGACAGGAGGCGTCAAGGCATAAGACCGGCCGCGCCCGCGCTTCATTGCCACAGCGGCAGCACGTTCGAAGGCGGCTCATCGACCGGTCGTGATGGCAACTCACGCAGGCGGCGCTTGTGGCTCTTCAGCGACAGCGTGTCGTCCGCCGCACCGCTTCGTAGATCTGCAACGACGTGATCGATCATGCCGAGCGCTTCCGCCTCGGGGGCGGTGACCCGGCGACATGTAGAAGCGATCTCCAGCGCTGTCGCGGCATCGGTCAGACGTGGCAAGCGCACCGTCCCACCGGCGCCCGGAATGATGCCGAAGGTGCCCTCAGGCAACCCGATCACGGCGTCGGCGAGCGCGACACGCCCGTCACAGGCGAGCGCGATCTCGTAGCCACCGCGCGCGGCCATGAAGCGCGGCGACGATCGGCTTTGGACAGGTCTCAATAGCCGCAATGACCTCGGGAAGTTGCGGCTCAACCAGCGGAGCCGAGAACTCGCGCAGATCCGCGCCCGCGACAAATTTCTTGCCCGCACCAATCAGAACGCCGGCTGATAGCGCCTCGTCAGCAGAAACCTCGGCGACAGCAGCCAGCAGACCGACGCTTACGGCTAGGGATCGCGCGGGGCGGCCGATCGCTGCGCTCAACGTATCGGTGCCGACGGCGCGCTGGGAAGAGGGCGCTGTCCGGGAGCAGCTCATCCCCGATCTGCTCGACGCCGCTGCCATGATCTCCAAAAGCCATGGGCTCTGGAACAATCATCCCTGGTTCGCCAAATCGATGGCCGCCAAAGCCTGAAGGCCTGCGGGGAGACGTTCGCAGCTCTCCTTTGGTCAAAGGGGAATTTGGATCGGCTTCATACGCCAGCGAAAGCGTTGCGATCAAACTTGGAGACCTAACGAAAAACCAGTGCTGTGGTCTTTCCATATTGGATCAGCAGGAGATCGAAGTGTGACGCTAGAAGTGACTGTAGCCAGCCCTCGAGCATCGTGTCGGTGTGCGCAGGCAGAAGCCAGCCTTTCGAGATCGGATCGAACTCAACGACGTCGTAACCGAGTGCCTTGAACCAGCCGTTCACAGAGCACAAGAACGGAAAGATGACGAGAGCTCTCCGCAGGGGACCGTGGCTGAACGGGGACTGTCGCCAGCGGGATGGGGAAACCGACAGTCTGACGAGTGCTACGGACTGCGTTGGATCGAGGCCCGCCTTGCGCGCGACCTCGCTGAACAAGAATTCGCGGTTGGCCGGCGCAGAGAGCGCGGGGATGTCGATCTGCCAGCGCCTGGGATCGAACTGGAGGTAGCGAAGAGAAGCCATCTTAATGCCGGATCCGCCAGCCACTGGCGACCTGCGCCCCGTCCGGCCCAGGACGAGTGAACGCCAAGCAGCTCTTCTCCATCCGGATCCATCCTGGCATCGAGCAATCAGCGATCGCCTTGATGTCGCCAGTGTCGATGAGAGCTTGAATTGCCGGTGCAGAACTCGAGGACATGAGCTGAAGCGCCCGGGCCATCGTCTGCTGATCCGGGCTTAGCGCGGGCGGGCGCGGCATCAGCAGAAGTGCCGACAAGGCGCCTGCAAGGAAGCCGCAGGAGAGTGCACCAAGTAGGAAAGGCCACCAGGCGCGAAACTGCGCCTTCAGACTCTGCTTCTGCTGGATGCCCTCTGACAGCTCGCGAAGTTTCCCCGCCTCGATGGCGAGTTGGGCTGACACTTCACGGCATTCGACCTGCTGCGCCTCCAGGCGCAGTGACATCGTATGCATCAGCACGACCAATGCGAATATGGACTGGTTTGCCGGAATGCCGACTACTCGAGAGATCTTCTCAAGCTGCTTTGCGGGATCTTCCTGGGCAAGAGCGTCAGCGATCTCGCCGAGGAGATGTCGCGCCTGAATCAACGTGACAGTATTAATCGGAGGCATCAGATGGGCCTCCTGAACTCGAAGACACGCTCAAGTTGCGTGGCCATGTCGTCGAGAAACGTCTCAAGCAGGGTTTTGTCGAAAAAGTCGGTCGACGGGTCGTTGGCGATGCGTCGATAGGTGCGTTTCTGACTTTCCATCAGGTTCATGGCAGCGCGAGGGCCGACTGGCATCAGGAGCGTGCGCCCTTGGGCTTCGACACGTTTCCGCACCGGATGTCCCAGATAGTATCCGAAGTCACTCAACTGCTCTGTCGGGCCCTCTTTGATATTTAGCACGGCGTGAACAGTCGCGTCAGGCATCTGGTCCAGCAGAACGCCGAGTTGGTTCACGGAATCATGAAGCGGCGACAGCATGTAGAGGATCACCAGCTGATACCCGAACTCCTTGAGCGCGCGACGGAGCGGCGGACCATATTCGTCGAAGGGGCTCGTCAGACCCGCCGGAAAGTTGACGACGACCGGTGAGATCTGCGTCTCCTTCATGATCGTGACAAGGCCCTGCATGCCGGTGCGAGCCTCGAGCTTAAGACCGATTACACGCAGGTTCGGCTCGTCTTTGCAGGCCGGCCCGACGTCCCTCGTCTTTTGATCGGCGTCGCAAACCAGAAATCGGATGCCATAGGAAAGCAGCACATCGACGAGGCTCATCGTCATCGTCGACTTGCCCGGCCCTCCCTTGACGCCGGTTACCATGATCATGAGCCGCTCGGGCGAATGAACCGCCCAACGATTGAAGTGCCCGTCGCCCTCGGAGATGCTGGGCGGAGCCTGCACTTGCAATGCCATGACACTATCGAATTTTGCAAAGGCGTCAGATGTCACCGCGTCGTCGCCGGAAATCTTCACGGTTTCGACCTCGGGCTGTTTGATACCGTTACGTGGATGCTTACGATTATCCATGTTTTGTTCCTCTAGATTGGGAAGAAGGGAGACTCTTCGCCGCCGCCTGTCTTCTCGAGAGCGTCGAGGCGGTCGAATATTGCGGTGTTCGATTCCAGGCTTTTCGGCGGAGCGCGGGCGGCTGCGCCGTCATTCGGCCCGGGCCGTGTCAATACGGGCGCTAGGCCCTTGTGTGATTTCAGGAATGCGGAGATGCGGTCATTGACGTAGAGATCGAGCTCTGAACTCAGTAAATCTTCGATCTGCGCTCCCTCAGCGAGGAGATGAAAGATCGTCGTCCCAATCTCGTCAGCGAATTTCCTGGCTTCAGTTATCGAAAAGCGCCTGCTCAGCGCTCCTTCCGGCAGAATCGGTGCCAAGATGCTGACCGCGCCGGTCTGGGCGGCTAGCGCCAGACGATCGCCTTCGTCAGTCCGGCGGTGTTGTCCTCCGCTCGCTTTGGTCCCCTGGCGCGCTCCGAATGCAAGAGGCCCGTCGGAGGCTTCACCTAGTACCAGCGGCTGGTTCCAGGCCTTGAGGAGGTTGAACAGGCTCTTCTTTGTCATTTGCGCCGACCCTGCTGGCGCGCCTGACGACGACGCTTGGAAATGCGCTGTGCCACGACCTTGTTGAGCACCAGCGACAGCGCTTCCGCGCTGGCGAGACAGATCTCCGATCTGGCAACATCGCGGCGGGCCGATGCCCGAGAGCGTTCACGTGGCGCCAGATGGTGTTTGCCCATCGTTGTGCAAATGGACGCAATGACGGCTTCGGCCGTGCGGTGCCCGATTGGTCCTCTCAGAACGGACAGCTGCGCATCGACGAGCGCCGCGACCAGATCACGCGTGAGGGAGCCGTCGAAGAGCGGCTCATGATGCGCGTTTGTCTTGATGTAATACCCAGTCTGAAGTGCGTCCTCGCGCATCCCTGCCAGCGTTGGGAGCAACGCGAGCATGTCGACATAGGAATTGCTCTTGAGCATGAGCTTGCAAATGCCCTGGTGCAGAGCCCTCTGCTCGTTCAGTAGCCTTTCGTGTCGAGTAACCATCGTGAGTTCCAGGCAAAGAGCTCTCCTTGCGCTTGAGCCTTTATGGCTAAGCTTTCGCATGAGTTGCTCTGTTCGATCAGATATTGTTCGAGAATTAACGTGGGTGTGGATGCGTTATTCGTCAACGAAAGTTTTGAATGTGTTCCACATTTTCACATTTACCGAATCGGATGCAGATGTTGACTGCTGCATCAAGGATTTAAGTCCAAAAAAAATCGCCAATTCTTTTCGGCTTCGTGGATTGATTTGAGTTCATGTCTCTGGGTCGTGTTTTTGTGATTCGCGTTGCTCGTCGCGCACTCAATTTCTCAACTCGTGCGCTGTGCCGCGGATATTCGGCGAGCCGATCGATTCCTGTAGACCAACATCAATGCGCTCCGTTCGCGCGGAATGATCCGCGACTTCCGGCTGCAGCTGTCTAAGGTCCGCGCCGTAAGCGCCATGCCGTCCGACGGCGCGGCGCTGACTAGCCCCACGCTCCCGCAGCACCACGTGTCGGGTCGGCGCTCCCAGGAGCGCAACCCCTGATTCAGCGCGATCCCGCGGGTCGCGACTGCACCCCTATGCTGGGCCCGGGCAGCGCTCTTCGTTCAGCGCAAGGGCCTCAGAACGCGATAGCCCCTGCGATCTGGCGATCGTGCGTTGTCATTGCACCCCCGTGGGAGGCCTTGCACCCCCGGCTTAGCGAGGGTGCAATTAAAAGAGGCTCCACTTCAACCGCTCCACGCGCTGGAAATCGAGCGCGCCGGCACCACCGCAGGCCGGAGGAACCGTCAGATAGGGGCGAGAATGCAGCCCCCAGGGCTCATTTCGCAGAAAGCAAACCCCAGCAAAAATGGCACGATATACAAAATCACTGCAAACTCGGCTTCGCCCTCGTGAGCAGTGATTTCGATTGTCGCGCTGAGCGCTCCGTGTGCTCTCCGAGAGGACGCCCGACAGACTCTGCCGCGCACTGGACGGCCTCGGTCAGGCTGTCGAACCCGGCCTGTTCGGCCTCGACCCGCGCGCTCCATTTCCCTGGATCGCGCCGCCCCTTCGGGCGGCTGCGGGTTGTTCGGGAAGCAGGGAAAAACCAGGGTCAAAAGCCCTTGGTTGAGTTCGCCTGCGATGAGGCCTGTCATCCCTCCGTCCCAGCGAACATGGTCCGACTTGCACAAGATCAGCCCGTGAAGCGGCTTGACGTGGTCTGACAGAAGTATGGGCCGCCCTGGTGCGTTGGACGACGCCGCCCTATCCTCAGACTTTCCCTATCGTGCCTGAGCCGGTCTGGACCTAGGTGCTTTACCAGAGACGTAGCCAGCGCTGCTTGCGGTCTATCTTTCAAAATCGCGGGCGCGACCACGATTTCTCAGCGCAAGAATTCCGCGCTGCCGCTCTTCCCGCTTAGTGCGCTTCTTACGTTTCGGCTTCGGCACTTCCTCGCTGTTGCCGGAAGAGGGCTCTTGCGCGGGCAGTTCCGGCGGCGCAACCTTCCGTGCGTCCTCGCGCTGCGGCGCGGGCTGCTCTACTGGCGTCAGTCCCGGGCGCTCGAGTGGGGAGGTCCCGTGCTGGAGCGGCTCGGTGTCGTCGGGCGTAGCCCGGGACGTCCGGCGCTTGGGGATGGCAGAATGGTTCTTCGGCCTAGCGGCTCGGTCGGCTGGCGTGTCGGCGCAGATGACGGGTGACTTCAGCGCGGCCTCGCGGCTGCGTCGCTCCGCATCGTGGGCCATGATGAGCTCCTCGGCCTTGGCAGGGTTCTGCTTGACGGCCTGGGTCAGCTTCTCGGCGAGCTCGAGGGGCGTGCGCCCAGGCACGTTGGGGTCGGCGTTGTCGAGGATGAACTGACCGTATCGTTTGAAGACGCCGGCCATGAACTTCTGGAAGCCGGTGTGGAAGGTCTGGTCGACGACCTCGTCGTAGCTCGTCCAGATCGGGTGCTGGTCCGGCTTGGGCGGCTTGATGTCGAGGGGCGGCATTGCGCGCGCCTTGAAGGAGATACCCTCGACGGAGACCGCTCCAGGTGCGGCGGGGAGCGGCAGAACGGGTTTGGCGCCGCGCGCGGCGGCGCGCCAGCCGATCACGACGCGCCAGCTCAACCGGGCCTGTCATTTGCCCGAGCCGGACGGGCCGCAGATGACCAGCTTCTCGCCACGGCCGACCTTGAGGTTGATGTCGCGCAGCACGTGGAACTCGCCGTACCACTTGTTGACGCCGACCATCCCAACCGCGTCCTGATTGGTCGGCACGGGCCTGTTCACGCTCACGTTC
Protein-coding sequences here:
- a CDS encoding enoyl-CoA hydratase/isomerase family protein gives rise to the protein MAARGGYEIALACDGRVALADAVIGLPEGTFGIIPGAGGTVRLPRLTDAATALEIASTCRRVTAPEAEALGMIDHVVADLRSGAADDTLSLKSHKRRLRELPSRPVDEPPSNVLPLWQ
- a CDS encoding enoyl-CoA hydratase/isomerase family protein, with translation MSAAIGRPARSLAVSVGLLAAVAEVSADEALSAGVLIGAGKKFVAGADLREFSAPLVEPQLPEVIAAIETCPKPIVAALHGRARWLRDRARL